A window of Ranitomeya variabilis isolate aRanVar5 chromosome 2, aRanVar5.hap1, whole genome shotgun sequence contains these coding sequences:
- the LOC143809032 gene encoding hemoglobin heart muscle subunit alpha-type-like: MGLSDSEKAAISSLWEKIAPEASKLGAESMSRLFQNHPDAKSFFSRFDLTPGSQDLLTHGGKIFNALGDATKNLDSLSKYQDLHTNKLKVTGGHMKLLGAAIQEVLAAHYPGDFNQAAWEKFLSEASGIMVTS, from the exons ATGGGACTGTCCGACAGCGAGAAGGCCGCCATCTCTTCCCTATGGGAGAAAATCGCACCAGAGGCCAGTAAACTGGGGGCCGAATCCATGAGCAG GCTTTTCCAGAACCACCCGGATGCCAAGTCTTTCTTCAGCCGCTTTGACCTGACTCCTGGATCTCAGGATCTCTTAACCCACGGAGGAAAGATTTTCAACGCTCTCGGAGACGCCACCAAAAATCTGGACAGTTTGTCCAAGTACCAAGACCTCCACACCAACAAGCTGAAGGTCACCGGGGGACACATGAAG CTCCTCGGAGCCGCCATCCAGGAGGTTCTCGCCGCTCATTATCCCGGAGACTTCAACCAGGCCGCCTGGGAGAAGTTCCTTAGCGAGGCTTCTGGAATCATGGTCACCAGCTAA